GATCATCAGTGAGGTACTCTGGTCTATGCGCCGTAGTTTGGCATCTTATTCTGGACATCTATCTACTCTTGAAGAAGGTCAATACAACGTAATTCGAACAGAACTTTGCTTCCTCATTGAGCCATACTGGGAGTGGTCTCTTTGCTGTCAGACGGAACATCAGGCTCACGAGAGATGTGCGTGTCTCCAGCTGCCGGTTCAATGCCTTCCGGTACTGATTTTGTGCTCTGCTCCACGGGCGAAACATGCTCAGTAGTAGAGATATAGGCTTTAGTAAGTTTGACGTATGTGTATCGTCGGTAGTGTTGTCGGATGAGACAGCGTCTCCAGTTACTTCCTCGATACCCAACTCAGTAGTTGGCGCAGTTCGGAGTGTTTGCTCTGTACTTGGCTCGACAACTGCTAACGGATTAGCAGCAACCGCCACAATTCCCGGTGACTGCTCATTGGGATCTTGCACAGCAGTGTCAGTATTTTGCTGGCGCAATTGCTCGGGGTCCTCCGAGGCTGGTTCTACAGCTCCTTCGATACGGAAGAAGTCCCCATTCAAAACCTCAAGAAGGACCCTCGCTTCAGGCGGTGGTGGAATCAATCCGCTCAGCAGCTCCTTTGCCCGAATCTTCCGCCCATAGAGCTTTTTGTTTGCATCTGCCCGCTCTGCTAGAACACCACCTTCAATGGTAGCTCCGCTGTGCAATCCACGGGTCTTGGAGTAGGCGAATACCCCAGTTGCGCCCTTGATGCCCACTACTCCCCCCGCCTCGGCACTCCGACCGATGGGCCCGACCGCCATGGATAGATTCCCGCCAAGAGTCAAATTCCCCGACTGCATGAATGTCTTCACTGCGGAATCGGTTCTCAGGACAAATATGAAATCTGTCAATTCTGCGCCTAATTGACCACCGGCCCCGACGCCGCCCATTGCCAATGGCTGACGGGGCGGACCAGCCGCCATCTGGGAGACGCGCGATGATCAGCCCCGAACCAAAGCGAATCGAACCTAGGAATCCAAGTTTGAGCTCTGTGAATACGGCGATTCCCTAGCCTAGAGTAAGTCATGCCCGGTTGATCTGCATTCCAGTAGGAAGTCTCTTACCTTGGCCCCCGCGAATATCTTACGTGGAATTTGCCCATCGATTTTGAGGCTCGGGTTGATGAAGGATTCGATAATCGCAGCGGCTTTTTTGCACTCGCCTGTGGAACATGGTCAGTTTGGAATCAGCCAGGTGAGTGGCAGTGGCACGGGGGATAATACTAGATAGTGAGGCAGGCAGCGGGTTGTGCAACGGGTTCTTCATGGCATGTGTATTTACTTCTGCTTTGTGCTCCTTTTAACGAGATATCTACGTCTAGCAGACCTCGAtgggcccccccccccctcaatATGTTGAACAGGCTTGACAAATGTGAATGGGAGAAGATGATAAGCCACTCCCGGGGGTCTACGAAAATTCAAGCGGTTGTTCTCACCGAATCGCATCACTAATCAGGGGTTGAGGTTATTTCGCACGGACATTTCATAGCGTGAGCATACGTCGCGATTGGAGCAGTGTCAGATTTGACGGTTTCAAGTATTCCTATACCTCAATTCTAGCTTCACAATTCTCCTATAGCTAGCAAGATGCTTATTTCCTTACGTTCAGATGAATGAGATTGCCAAGTAAAGTGCTTGGGGCCTCGTGTCATGGAGTGTGTGTAGTGAGATATCTCATCTCACTTTGCAAATGTGGTCCATTTGTATCAGAATCTTGAATCTCAGCATAACACCTTAATTGGCTTGGGCTACAAAAAAAGTCATTCTCGTAGACCGTTGGGGGATTATTTACGCATGGTGCAGCTGAGTATCACGCGTCGAAAGCAGGTAGCTGAAGTGAGGATCCAACATTCTCGGAGGGATTGTTTTTGTTGTGATTTCCTCACATAAAATGTAACGTCTTGATCAAGCCGAACGGACTTTCAATGATTGGCGGGCCGCTGCTCTGCTTATGATCCAGCTAGCTGCACATTTGGGGTTACATAGGTTACATATCTGGGCACCCGGTCAAGGGAGGTTGGATTGTGGATTGGACCCGGTCTCTTATTCTAGTGAGCCCCGAATGTTATCACGAGGCTGGAAGATCCGGGGATTTGCCTACGTTAGTACAATACAACATAGTCGCCAAAGTCCGGTTGAGAGCTGCACATTTCAGCTCTGTTTCGCTGCAACATACAGCCGGATCTTGCCCTAAGTACCCAGCAGTTGCACCATTATTCCCGATGTTGTTCCACACCACTCTAGGACTCCTCACACTCCAGGCGAGTAGCGTCGCATCTGCACGTTCAGCACGGCACGGG
Above is a window of Penicillium digitatum chromosome 2, complete sequence DNA encoding:
- a CDS encoding Ysc84 actin-binding domain, with protein sequence MKNPLHNPLPASLSSECKKAAAIIESFINPSLKIDGQIPRKIFAGAKGIAMAAGPPRQPLAMGGVGAGGQLGAELTDFIFVLRTDSAVKTFMQSGNLTLGGNLSMAVGPIGRSAEAGGVVGIKGATGVFAYSKTRGLHSGATIEGGVLAERADANKKLYGRKIRAKELLSGLIPPPPEARVLLEVLNGDFFRIEGAVEPASEDPEQLRQQNTDTAVQDPNEQSPGIVAVAANPLAVVEPSTEQTLRTAPTTELGIEEVTGDAVSSDNTTDDTHTSNLLKPISLLLSMFRPWSRAQNQYRKALNRQLETRTSLVSLMFRLTAKRPLPVWLNEEAKFCSNYVVLTFFKSR